Sequence from the Gloeocapsopsis dulcis genome:
GATCGCAGGTGGTGGGGACTGTTTTAATTCACTCTGCGTAGTCAAATAACACTGTAGTCATATAACGATCTGCCCATTCTTTACCAAAGGCTTTTTCTAGAACACGGCGGGTTTTGTCATTTTGCTGTTGTTGAGTACAGTAATTGCGTTGACCTGCTAGAATTTTTGCTTGTTGCGCTGCGGATACAGGTTGGGCAGCGATCGCCTGCGTGATGTGAATTTCTAGGTAGTTTTGCACTTGCTGGAGAAACATTGTTTCTTCTACTTCACCGCTAGGACGAACGAATAAGCAAAAATTAGAGAAAATATGACCCCAATCGGGAAGTTCTCTTGGTTGTGAAAAGTTAGCTTCTGGAAGTGCTGCTAAGGCTTGGGAATAGGTATCAGGTAAGCTACTATCCGAAACAGGAGATAAATCGGCGATCGCTGCACTAATTTGCCCTCTACCGCTGACTAAGTCGCAACCAAACATTGGCAAATTGTATTCTGGGCGGGGAAACATGACACAATGTAGAATATCGAGCGTTGTCCCTACTTTGGCAAGTTCGAGGTGCATTTTGCGAAACTGCGGCGTTTGATAGCAGCGATTTTCGATGGTGAGTTTTTCTCCTTCTAATTTTCCTTCCACATAGCCAAACTCATGTGGTAACTGGTAAGGAGAAAGTTCTAAGCGCTGCCAAATTGACTCAATACTATCAGCCAATTGATGAATTAGGGGATGTTGTTGCGATCGTAGCGAGTAGGTAGTGGATGTCATAAAACAACACTTGCGAACTAGTTGTTTTAACTAGATTACCGCTAGTAGTAGTGCTGTTCGCACAAAAGTAAATTTATGAAACAACTTCTTGCTGAATGATACCAGGTTTCTGTTTTGTGGATTGCACTAGAGCCAAAAATCTGTGATATCGTAGCCTAAATCACTCAACATCTGGCGCAGTAGCGGTAAACTCAAACCAATCACGTTGGTGTGACAGCCTTCTAACTTTTCCACAAATAAACCACCTTTACCTTCTAACGCAAAGGCACCTGCACATTTAAGAGGTTCTCCTGTCGCTACGTAGGCTTCAATTTGGCGATCGCTTGCATTGGCAAAGTAAACTCGCGTGATTTGGCAGCGTACCAGGGTATGCTGTTGCTGTAGGTCAATTAAAGCGTGACCTGTGTACAGTTCACCGACATGACCCCGCATTTTCTGCCAACGGGCGATCGCTTCTTCGGTATTAACTGGTTTACCGTGAATCTCGCCGTTAATTAATAAAACAGAATCGCACCCCATAATCAGCACAGAATCAAATTGAGGTGCAACCGTTTCAGCTTTACTTCGGGCTAAAGTTTTGACTAACAACCGAGGATCGCGTTCTTGAATTTGAGATTCATCGAAGTTACTAGGGGAAATTGTAGGCTCAATTCCTACGCTTTGTAACAAACGACGTCGCGCTGGGGAAGCAGAAGCAAGAACAAATTGCATAGCCATTTAGAGAGTTTTGAGTTTTGAGTTTTGAATTTTGAGTTTTAGACAACTCTTAAACCTTCTTCACTCTTGAGTTAACACCCGTAATGCATAAAGAACTCATAACTCCACCCAGAGGGCGGTGAGGGGCTAGGAGAACGTTAGAGATACTAATAAACTGTAAAAGATTTGACGACTACATCTAGTGTGGGTTTGCCTTTTGTCCAACGTCGTTCGGGGGTAGAGGCGTTGAAGGTAAATAGCTTACCACGACTGACGGCAACACTAGCTAGGTTATGGCGTTGTTGTTGATTGGGAAGTTTGACTGTGTACTCTAAAAGGTAGTACGTTTTTGTATCTGTTTCCAATTTTGCAGCATTAACTAACTCGGCTTCTCGCCCAGAGTCAACAGGGGCGATCGCACTTTTACCAAGTTTGTAGCCTACTTCACTGGGATTTCCCAAATCAGCTAAAGTTTTGCCTTGAGGAACATCACTAATAACGACAGAAACATTTTCAGTTGTTTCAATTAGATCGTGAAGTACGACATCAGGACCATTCGATACATTAACAGGAACCCACCCATTCGGATACAAAAACTCATATCCATCGGTACTATCAACATAACTTTTCAAGCCAGAAACGGCGGATGTACAGCTTGTTAGAGTAACGCTAATAGCGATTAATAAAATGACTAAAGTTCGTCTTAACATTTTTCTCTAAGCTTTTTAGTGATAAGTTGATTGAAAAAAATCTAGGTAGCAAAAATACACTAAACCGATAGCGAAAAGTAAAATATAACTAATGCAATTTCAATTATCTCACCTTGGGATACTCACTTTGATGGCTATTGCTTGTCAAGATGAGATGAAAACTTGATTGGGAATACATGTATGCTGACAACAGCAGAAATGCGCTGGTTTAATCCTGGTAAGCTACCGGAAGGCGTCTTACAATGGTTTGAGCAAGATCAACTAGGATATTTAGCACCAGCGGAGGAACGTGAGGACATCTACTTATATGTTCCTGAGAGTGAGTTTGTGGGAATCAAACTGCGGCAGGGAAGATTAGAAATCAAATGGCGCAAAGCTGAGTTAGGTGATTTGCAATTCGGTAAAGTTACAGGTAAAACCGAAAAGTGGGCAAAGTGGCTGTGTGAAGATGCGAGTAATGAAAGCTTTCAACCTCAAGATGTTATGGGTAAAAAAGCTTGGGTGAGTCTTAAAAAGATGCGTACGCAACGAAAGTATCGAATTTCTCCCGAACAAACAATAGTTGCAATTTCGGTTAATGATTCAAGCGATTGCGCAGAGTGCAGCGCCGGAGGCGATCGCACTTGTAGTGTAGAAATAACGCAGCTAGAGATTAATAGTAATCCCTGGTGGAGTTTGGCTTTTGAAGCTTCTATTATTGATGAATCTCCACTGGCTAATCTCAAATGTGTAGCAGAATGGATTTTTGAGAATTATCCTGGAGAACTACAAATAGAGAATTCTTATGCTTATCCTACTTGGTTGGATATTGTTGTTTAGTAAAATAGCCGCTGTTTTTGGAGATGTAGACGTATAGCGGCTTGCCATAGGCTACCCACTATTACTTTTCAACGAAGGTTACATCAAGTAGATCTGCTTGAAAAACAATTTTATTATTACGTTGTTTGATTAAATCACTCAATTTCAATTCCATACTATTACCAACAACAACGCGATCATTTTCATTGCGCGAACCTGAAGAAATTAAGATCAGCCAATCTTTTAAGTTTCCCTCAAAACCTTTATCAACAGCTTTTAGGTAGTCAATACACCGTCGGAATAATTTAGGTAAGATGAGTTGTCCATTAGGTGCAGTAATTGAATTTTTATCTTCTAACTCAAATTCATTCGTCATATCTTCCGCCCAAATACCTAATTTATCTGTTTTTGCTTTTGCCGCTGCTTTACGAAGTAACTCACGATGTATTAAGGGTGTAGAGGTATATACTGTGTAATAGGCATTACCTTCCCGAAGCATTTGGTAATTAATTGTTTTTTTTAGTCGTTTTTCCTCGACTTGAACCCAGTCTGCATCCTTTAGTTGTGCTGCATCTTTCTCCAGAAAAATATAGGAAACAGGGCGACCATTCGCATCAGCAGCTTTTGATAAAATTGCTCCAGGTACGCTATCTGGATTAGCAGACTCAACGCGGTTTCCTGCGAAAACGATATTTTTGAAACCCATCCAATCTAGAAGACGATCGCGCGTGTCTTCACCTAAAATTTGGGCATCTTTACCATAATGAACTTCGGGTGCATCAATGCTTTCAAACCTTAGTTGTACGCTGCGATCGCGTGAAAGTTCAATGCGATAACTGCGATGGAGTTCATCATACAAATCTGGATTATCAGCAATAAATCTAACTGAATCACCATCAGGTTGTTTACCCGTAATGACAAAGTTACCTTTGATGACACGATAAAATGGTGCTGACATAAGAAGGTATCCTAAACACAACTACTTCTTTCATCAAAAGCTCTTTACTATTTTCGTATATTTATAATTTAATTTTATAATTATTAACTTGACGTTATCTTAGTTTAATCGCAATTACTTTAAAAATTTTGAACAGGAAGATAATTTTTATACAAACAATAACTATATCAATAAAAAATACATGAAAATGAATTTGTATTAGATGTTCCCAAATCGAGGTAAAACGAGTTTTCCAAGGAAAAAAAGGTGGATAATATGCTTGATTTTGAATAATAAATGGGAATGGTAAACCTAACTTAACCTCAGCTAGTTCTAGCTGACTGTCAACCATTACAGGTAAACAAGTAGATGCAAGAACCAATATAGTACTTAATACGATTGCAACAACTGTAACAGGTTGCTTCATAAAAGTCCCGCATTTTTAGAAGAAATGCTAGCTAATTGCCAACTGCTAATCGCTTCTTTGACTAAGATGTAACTTATTCGCGGTTCTCAAAATTTGTCCTGCTAACACAGCCGCACCAAAGCCATTATCAATATTTACCACTCCAACTCCCGCGGCACAAGAGTTGAGCATTGTCAAGAGAGGTGCTAATCCACCAAAACTTGCACCATAACCGATACTTGTGGGAACTGCAATCACTGGACAATCGGCTAAACCTGCAACGACACTCGGTAACGCACCTTCCATTCCCGCGACGACAATTAAGACATCTGCTGACTCAACTACATGGCGATTATTTAGCAAGCGGTGAATTCCGGCAACACCGACATCCCATAACCTTTCAACGCGAAAGCCGGAAAGTTCAGCAGTGACAGCAGCTTCTTCTGCTACGGGTAAATCGGCAGTACCAGCCGAAAGAATACCAATTGTACCAGGATATTGAGGTTCTATTGTAGTAGTAATTGCACAAATTCGCGCCATTGCATAGTAATGCAAATCTGGCACTTTTTCTTGTAGTTGTGCATAAACTTCTGGTTCAATCCGCGTCGCCATGACGACAGAACCGCGATCGCGCATTGCGATCATAATTTGGGCGATTTGATCGGGTGTTTTCCCTGGTCCCCAAATGACTTCGGGAAAACCTGTGCGTAAACGGCGATGATGATCGACACGCGCAAAATCACCAACAGGTTCGTAGTTTAAGTGTTTGAGCTTATCTAAAGCTTCTACTGGATTAACTTCACCAGCAGCAACAGATTCTAAGAGCGATCGCAAAGCTTCGGGTTGTGTCACTTTAAAATCAAATAATAGCAGTATTCTCAATGTACTAAATTAAACGTAAATATTTAAACTTATAGCTATTACGTTTAGATTGTGAATATCAAAAGAACGAACTACAGAGACGCAGAGCGCGCAGAGGAAAGGAAAGAGTTAATTTTGTTCACATATTACATTATACATTCAATTGTCTTCTACTTTTAGTTCATACTTATTCCACAGTGTACCGCTAAGTGAACCGAGGGCTGAGTATTTTACGCCTTGAATGCGATCGCGAATTGCAGCAATTGAGAGTGGATTAACTAAATAAATAAAAGGTAAATTTTCTTGAGCAATACGTTGTGTTTGTGCATAAATCTCTTTACGTTTAGCTTCATCAAATTCCTGCGCCCCTTGAATGTAAAGACGACCGATTTCTGCTTCCCAATCTGCTACTTCCCAACCTATTAATGGTTCTTGTCCTGCTAAAGGCTTTTGATTAAAAGCATGCAATCCACCATCAGGTAGCCATGTATTTGCACCATCGTGGGGTTCAACAGTTCCAGAGACAAAACCTAAAAGATGACATTCCCAGTCAAGTGAATTAGAAAGCCGATCGACAAGTGTATTAAAATTCATTGGATTAAAATCAACTTGAATGCCAATTCTACTTAAATCTTGTCTAATTTGCGCTCCCATTGCTACACGAGTTCTATTTTCCGCATTGGTAATGAGTGAAAAGCGGACGCGATTACCTTCAGCATCTAGTAATTGACCTTTGGGATTATATTTAAATCCAGCATTTATTAATAATTCTCTTGCTTTGTCTTGATTGTATTCGTAAGTTTTTAAGCCTTGTTCAGGTGAAAGATAATAAGGACTTTGGGGGAAAATTGGTGAATCTTGAATCATCCCAACGCCACGAAACGCATTATTTAGCATTGTTTGTCGGTCGATTGCATGGGCAATCGCTTGGCGAAACTTTAATGTATTAAACCAACGCGATTTAATGGGATCAACGACAGGTTTTTCATTTTGTCTGCGTCCTTTGTTGAGATTAAAAGAAATAAAAGTTTGAGTAAATCTTGATCCTCCATTGTAGACGGTAAATCTTCCCCGCTTTTCCTCACGTTTCAGTAATGAAAAGTTTTCTGGTGAAACTTCAACGCTATCTAACCCTCGCGAACGAAATTGCATTACCATTGTGTCAGTTGATTCGATGATTTGCCAAACAACACGTTCTATATAAGGTAATTGATTTCCAAGGCTATCTTTACGCCAGTAGTAAGGATTGCGACGAAAAATAACACGTTGACCTGGGGTATAACTTTCAATTTTATATGGACCATTAACAATAACTTGGCTAGGCTCTGTGTTCGTTCCCCACATTGATAAAAATTGAGGTTTTCCTTCACTATCTTTAGTAGCAATAGATTTATATAATACGTGCTTTGGTAAAATTCCTACTTGATTGGTTGCACCTCCTGTTGTTGCACTTAAAAAAGGTGCAAAAGGTTCAGGTAGGAGAAATTCAACGCGGTGATCGTCTATTTTATTAACTTGAGGAAAAACTCCACTTTCACCAACTTTATAAATATCTTTCCAATCTGTAGGAATTGCTGGATTAGCAATAATATCTTGATAAGTAAAGACAACATCATCAGCAGTTAATGGTTCACCGTCAGACCATTGCAGATTTTCTCGGAGTGTAAAAACTATGCGCTTTTGATCGTTAGAGATTTTCCAAGATTCAGCTAGTGCTGGTTCAATTTCTGTTGTCATTGCATTAAGTGAAGTTAATCCTTCTGCGGTGAATAAAAATACGTGAGGAAACTCTTGATTAAATACATAGTTGAATGTTTTGGGATCGGCTAACGTACTCACAACCCATTGCGATCGTGCTGCCTCAGCTTTCAAATGCGGATGACAAGCCGTTAAGATAACTTGACATAGCAAGAAAAATATTGCGAGAAAGGCAAACATCCAACGGCGAAGTGAAAAAACCATAAGGAAGAAATAGAATATTGAATAAGGATTGAACAATAAAACTTATATGCCAATTGTTAACGAACTTCTTCAGGAAAAGCGGCAAGAAATTTTACAAATTGCAGCGAAACACGGGGCTTATAACGTCCGTGTTTTTTTGGCTAAGTGGCACGTGGAGAAGATACAGCTGATAGCGATATAGATTTTTTGATAGATTGTAAGCTCTCATCATAGTCCATGGTTTCCCGCAAGTTTGATTATAGATCTAGAGGAGTTACTGGGGCGAAAAGTAGATGTAGCTGAAATAGATAATCTACAACAATGCATTCGAGAACAAGTTTTACAAGAGGCAATACCTTTGTAAAGCAGCAAGTTTATTTAGAAAATGTCTTTGAATGCATCAAACGTATAGAAGTATTTATGAAAACTGCAATGATTCAGAATGCAGTAATTCGCAACTTTGAAATCATGGGAGCAACTAAACGAATAGCAGAAGATATTAAGCAAAAATATCCTGAAGTACCTTGGCGTGAAACTGTAGTATTCCGTAACATTCTAATTCATGATTATTTAAAGATAAGTTTGATTAGAGTGTGGGATGTTATTGAAGAAGATTTATCTAAGCTCAAAAAACAAATCGAGTTGATTTTACAAGAGTTAGGAAAAGCACCATAACCCTCTTTTCAAAAAACTAGAGAATTTTATGCGTGTAACTTCAGATGCAAGAAGTAAAATCATTTCCATGTTTTTTGAGCCGCGACTTCAGTCGCCAGGCTATCAAGCGTCATTAATCTACCGTTCTCAGTTCGTAGATATTCCACAGTGCGCCACCATAAGCTGAGTATTGTACGCCTTGAATGCGATCGCGCACAGCCGTCAGTGAAGTTGGTGTAAACAAGTGAATCAAAGGTAAGTGTTCTGCCGCAATCCGCTGGGCTTCAAAATAATATTCTTTACGCTTCTCCTCATCTAATTCTTGCGCCCCCTCAATGTAAAGGCGACCGATTTCTGCTTCCCAGGCAGGGACTTCGCGCCCT
This genomic interval carries:
- a CDS encoding phycocyanobilin:ferredoxin oxidoreductase, which gives rise to MTSTTYSLRSQQHPLIHQLADSIESIWQRLELSPYQLPHEFGYVEGKLEGEKLTIENRCYQTPQFRKMHLELAKVGTTLDILHCVMFPRPEYNLPMFGCDLVSGRGQISAAIADLSPVSDSSLPDTYSQALAALPEANFSQPRELPDWGHIFSNFCLFVRPSGEVEETMFLQQVQNYLEIHITQAIAAQPVSAAQQAKILAGQRNYCTQQQQNDKTRRVLEKAFGKEWADRYMTTVLFDYAE
- a CDS encoding Maf family protein is translated as MQFVLASASPARRRLLQSVGIEPTISPSNFDESQIQERDPRLLVKTLARSKAETVAPQFDSVLIMGCDSVLLINGEIHGKPVNTEEAIARWQKMRGHVGELYTGHALIDLQQQHTLVRCQITRVYFANASDRQIEAYVATGEPLKCAGAFALEGKGGLFVEKLEGCHTNVIGLSLPLLRQMLSDLGYDITDFWL
- the psbP gene encoding photosystem II reaction center PsbP; this translates as MLRRTLVILLIAISVTLTSCTSAVSGLKSYVDSTDGYEFLYPNGWVPVNVSNGPDVVLHDLIETTENVSVVISDVPQGKTLADLGNPSEVGYKLGKSAIAPVDSGREAELVNAAKLETDTKTYYLLEYTVKLPNQQQRHNLASVAVSRGKLFTFNASTPERRWTKGKPTLDVVVKSFTVY
- a CDS encoding thermonuclease family protein, encoding MSAPFYRVIKGNFVITGKQPDGDSVRFIADNPDLYDELHRSYRIELSRDRSVQLRFESIDAPEVHYGKDAQILGEDTRDRLLDWMGFKNIVFAGNRVESANPDSVPGAILSKAADANGRPVSYIFLEKDAAQLKDADWVQVEEKRLKKTINYQMLREGNAYYTVYTSTPLIHRELLRKAAAKAKTDKLGIWAEDMTNEFELEDKNSITAPNGQLILPKLFRRCIDYLKAVDKGFEGNLKDWLILISSGSRNENDRVVVGNSMELKLSDLIKQRNNKIVFQADLLDVTFVEK
- the larB gene encoding nickel pincer cofactor biosynthesis protein LarB produces the protein MTQPEALRSLLESVAAGEVNPVEALDKLKHLNYEPVGDFARVDHHRRLRTGFPEVIWGPGKTPDQIAQIMIAMRDRGSVVMATRIEPEVYAQLQEKVPDLHYYAMARICAITTTIEPQYPGTIGILSAGTADLPVAEEAAVTAELSGFRVERLWDVGVAGIHRLLNNRHVVESADVLIVVAGMEGALPSVVAGLADCPVIAVPTSIGYGASFGGLAPLLTMLNSCAAGVGVVNIDNGFGAAVLAGQILRTANKLHLSQRSD
- a CDS encoding ABC transporter substrate-binding protein; amino-acid sequence: MVFSLRRWMFAFLAIFFLLCQVILTACHPHLKAEAARSQWVVSTLADPKTFNYVFNQEFPHVFLFTAEGLTSLNAMTTEIEPALAESWKISNDQKRIVFTLRENLQWSDGEPLTADDVVFTYQDIIANPAIPTDWKDIYKVGESGVFPQVNKIDDHRVEFLLPEPFAPFLSATTGGATNQVGILPKHVLYKSIATKDSEGKPQFLSMWGTNTEPSQVIVNGPYKIESYTPGQRVIFRRNPYYWRKDSLGNQLPYIERVVWQIIESTDTMVMQFRSRGLDSVEVSPENFSLLKREEKRGRFTVYNGGSRFTQTFISFNLNKGRRQNEKPVVDPIKSRWFNTLKFRQAIAHAIDRQTMLNNAFRGVGMIQDSPIFPQSPYYLSPEQGLKTYEYNQDKARELLINAGFKYNPKGQLLDAEGNRVRFSLITNAENRTRVAMGAQIRQDLSRIGIQVDFNPMNFNTLVDRLSNSLDWECHLLGFVSGTVEPHDGANTWLPDGGLHAFNQKPLAGQEPLIGWEVADWEAEIGRLYIQGAQEFDEAKRKEIYAQTQRIAQENLPFIYLVNPLSIAAIRDRIQGVKYSALGSLSGTLWNKYELKVEDN
- a CDS encoding DUF86 domain-containing protein gives rise to the protein MHSRTSFTRGNTFVKQQVYLENVFECIKRIEVFMKTAMIQNAVIRNFEIMGATKRIAEDIKQKYPEVPWRETVVFRNILIHDYLKISLIRVWDVIEEDLSKLKKQIELILQELGKAP